The nucleotide window AGTGCTCGAGCTTCTCGCCGCTCGTTCGGCTCGCGTAGCTCAGGATTTTCTCATGCAGCGCGGCCGCCGCGTTCTCGACCGCTTTGAGCGGCACCATCATGCCGACGCTGGCAAACGTGCCGCTGTCGTACGGCGTCTTGTCGGTATCGGCGTTGAGCATGCTCACCCGCGAGGTCGGGCAGCCCATGATTTGCGCGACGACCTGCTGCTGCGCGGTGATCAGTCCGTTACCGATCTCGGTTGAGCCGACGGTAAAGTGATAGCTGCCGTCTTCCCGCAGTTCGCATTCGGAGCCGGAGCGCTGTTCGGTCGGCGGGACGCAATCAAGCATCGAGAGCGCCACGCCCTGGCCCTCCAGCCAGTGCTCGCCGTCGGGCTTGGGAAGACCGCGACCGCTGCGCAGGCCTTCCTCGACGAGATCGAGGCACTGATCCAACCCGTAGCTGCCCATCGTGAGGTCGGTGGCCTCTTTCCAGGCGGACTCCATGTTGTCGTACTGCCCCACCACGTTCTTGCGGCGAAACTCGATGGGATCGATCTCGAGCATGCGCGCCAGCTCGTCGACGGCGCACTCGACCGCGAAGGTCGTCTGCGACGTACCGTAACCGCGGAAGCCGCCGCCGCATTGCAAGTTCGTATACACGGCGTAGCCGTCGCCCTTTTTGTTCGGACACTTGTAGATCGCCCATGGGCCCGACATGCCGTTGGCAAGCGTCTCGCCGCCATGGTTGCCGTAGGCGCCGGTGTTCGAGACGACGCGATACTGGATCGCAGTGATCGTACCGTCTTTCTTGGCGCCGATCTTCACCCGCGTCTTCATCGGGTGCTTGGTCGTCGCGCCGGTGAACTGCTCTTCGCGGGTGAACTCCCAGGTGACCGGACGCCCCAACTTGAGCGTTGCGAGCAGCGGCAGGTCCTCGCTCATCATATCTTGCTTGCCGCCGAAGCCGCCGCCCACGCGTTCGCAGAAGACGTGCACGTCGGCGAGATTGAGCCCGAAGATAAAGCAGAGCTTGGACTTGACGATAAATGGGCCTTGAACGCTCGTCCGGACGTGGTAGCGCCCGTCGTCGCCCCGCCAGCTGATCGCCTGCATCGTTTCGAGGTGCACGTGCTGCTGGCGCGGCGCGTCGTAGGTGCTTTCGTAGACCGCGTCGGCCTCGCGGAAGCCCTGCTCGACATTGCCGATCTCGCCGTGCAGTTCGAGAAAGATGTTCTGCTCGGGATGCATCGCGCGAGAGAACTCGCCCTTATCGTGCAGCTGCGGCGCTCCCGGGCGCATCGCTTCCTCGGGATCGAAGACCGCGGGCAGGATCTCGTACTCGACCTCGAGTTTGCGGCAGCCTTCTTCCGCCGCGCCCTCGGTTTCGGCGACGACGGCGGCGATCCGTTGCCCGACGAAACGCGCGACGTTATCGAGCACGTACATGTCGTCGGGGTCGACGCGGTTATCTTCGTGAATCGCCGTCGTGTAGAGTTTGCGGGGGACGTCTTCCCAGGTGAAGACGTCGACGACGCCGGGGACCGCGAGCGCCGCGGTTTTATCGATCGACTTGATGCGGGCGTGCGCGTGGGGCGAGCGCAGCACCTTGAGGTGCAGCATGCCGTCGAGCGGCGCAAGGTCGGTCGTATAGCGGGCGTGGCCGGTGACGATGTCGCGCGCAAAGGGATTGGGGACGCTCTCGCCCTTCGACTTGCCCGCCGCATCGGGCGCGACGTTCTTCTTGCCGGCAAAGGCGTCGCGAATCGAACCGTACCCGGTGCAGCGGCAGAGATTGCCCTTGAGCGATTGGTGAAGGTCTTCTCTCTGCTCGCCGGACAGCGCGGCGCCCGTCATGATCATCCCGGCGGCGCAGTAGCCGCATTGAAAGGCCTGCGCGTCGAGAAAGGCCTGCTGCATCGGATGCAGCGTACCGTCGGGCTGCGCGAGCCCCTCGAGCGTCGTCACGCTCCGCCCTTCGGCGCGAAATGCCGGATAGAGGCAGCTGTGGACCGGCTTCTCGTCGACCCAGACGGTGCACGCGCCGCAGTCGCCGCCGTCACAGCCTTTTTTGACGCCGTACCAGCCGAGGTCGCGCACGAACGTGCGCAAGCACTGCCCCGCCGCGGGCGTCGCGGAGTAGGACTTACCGTTTACCCTCAGGTTCATGAAGCGAAGAGCTCCTCGCAGATTTCCGCAGCGAAATGATAGGTGAGGTGGCGGCGATGTGCCGGGGAGCCGTGCACGTCGTCGAGATAGAGCTCGGGCGGAATCGCAGCGTCGATCGCGGCGCGCAGCTCGTGCTCGCGCAGGCGCTCGCGGAAGCAAATCTGCACCGGACGAAGCGTCGCCGCGGTGACCGTCAGCAGCAGATCGCAGGAGCCGCGCGTGCCGATCAGCAGCACCGAGGAACGCCCCAGATGCGTGAGTGAGGCGCGGCGGAAGGCGTGGCGTTTGGTAAACGCGCTCGCAGGCAGATGGATCGCGCGCAGCAGCTCGCCGGGCGCGAGCAGATTTGCGTGCGAGCCGGTGACGAACTCGACGGCCGGAACGCGGCGCGTCTCGCCCGCGCGCGGCCACAGCTCGTAGACGCCCTCGAGCGCAACCGTCAACGAGATCATCGGGCCGGCCGGCAGCGACATCACGATGTTGCCCCCGACGGTCGCTTCGTTCCAGATTTTAAACGACGAGAGAAACGAGCGGCAGCACTCGCGAATCAGGGAGGCGTCGGTCCACGGGTCGGGGGCCGCAAAGGCGTAAAGCTCCGCGATGCGGCAGGTCGCGCCGATCTCCAGCCCGGCATCGCTTACGGTGAGCGACGGCCACGCGAGCATTTCGAGATCGATCAGCGTATCGGTGTGAATCTGCGGCTCGGAGAAGAGCCACGTGCCGCCCGCAAGCCACGCGTTGCCCGGCCGCCAGCCCGCAATCTCTTCGAGCGTTCGCGGACGCTTTACCTCGGTGACGGTGTTTAAGTTCATGTAGAAAACCTCAGAGCAGACGCCAGAAGATAAGCAGCTCGATCGCGTAGCACGCGATCAAAAGCACGGGGCTCCAGATAACGACCCAGCGCGGCTGATTCTCGGGAAAGAGCCAGCCGTGGAAGGCGCGGATCGCAATCGGCATCAGCGGCCAAGTGGTCAAGCCGACGCTGATCGCGTTGCCGATGAATGTGCCGAGCGCCCCGAGCCCGCGTAAATGCGGCATGAGGAACTTCAGCTCCAGCATGACGACCGGAAAGAGCCCGAGCAGCACGAGGGCCGCCGTCTTCCACATGTTGGGCGGCTTGCCGGTGACCGGGCTGACGGGGACCCAGCCGGGAAACGAGGTGTCGACGCGA belongs to Candidatus Cybelea sp. and includes:
- a CDS encoding molybdopterin cofactor-binding domain-containing protein, with translation MNLRVNGKSYSATPAAGQCLRTFVRDLGWYGVKKGCDGGDCGACTVWVDEKPVHSCLYPAFRAEGRSVTTLEGLAQPDGTLHPMQQAFLDAQAFQCGYCAAGMIMTGAALSGEQREDLHQSLKGNLCRCTGYGSIRDAFAGKKNVAPDAAGKSKGESVPNPFARDIVTGHARYTTDLAPLDGMLHLKVLRSPHAHARIKSIDKTAALAVPGVVDVFTWEDVPRKLYTTAIHEDNRVDPDDMYVLDNVARFVGQRIAAVVAETEGAAEEGCRKLEVEYEILPAVFDPEEAMRPGAPQLHDKGEFSRAMHPEQNIFLELHGEIGNVEQGFREADAVYESTYDAPRQQHVHLETMQAISWRGDDGRYHVRTSVQGPFIVKSKLCFIFGLNLADVHVFCERVGGGFGGKQDMMSEDLPLLATLKLGRPVTWEFTREEQFTGATTKHPMKTRVKIGAKKDGTITAIQYRVVSNTGAYGNHGGETLANGMSGPWAIYKCPNKKGDGYAVYTNLQCGGGFRGYGTSQTTFAVECAVDELARMLEIDPIEFRRKNVVGQYDNMESAWKEATDLTMGSYGLDQCLDLVEEGLRSGRGLPKPDGEHWLEGQGVALSMLDCVPPTEQRSGSECELREDGSYHFTVGSTEIGNGLITAQQQVVAQIMGCPTSRVSMLNADTDKTPYDSGTFASVGMMVPLKAVENAAAALHEKILSYASRTSGEKLEHCRLDDDRVVCGRRKIPLTELYAKGTTEGVEFNAFRKAYGSPRTVAFFAYGVRVAVHRITGEIVILYSVEAVDAGVVINPHQLRGQVVGGVVMGIGYALQEKMVYDESGAVINPTLRNYRIPAIADAPESEVFWADTHDKIGPFGSKSVAENTNNPVPPAIGNALRDATGVRFTSLPFTEDRIFAKLNEA
- a CDS encoding FAD binding domain-containing protein, translating into MNLNTVTEVKRPRTLEEIAGWRPGNAWLAGGTWLFSEPQIHTDTLIDLEMLAWPSLTVSDAGLEIGATCRIAELYAFAAPDPWTDASLIRECCRSFLSSFKIWNEATVGGNIVMSLPAGPMISLTVALEGVYELWPRAGETRRVPAVEFVTGSHANLLAPGELLRAIHLPASAFTKRHAFRRASLTHLGRSSVLLIGTRGSCDLLLTVTAATLRPVQICFRERLREHELRAAIDAAIPPELYLDDVHGSPAHRRHLTYHFAAEICEELFAS